The Episyrphus balteatus chromosome 3, idEpiBalt1.1, whole genome shotgun sequence genome segment acaataaatattttttttaacaatttgtttataaaaaaacattgtattttttcgtttttttggtctctaatttttattttacactttttttacttaatttaggttcatgcaatgcgtataaatatatttgattggaaaaaaatttccggACCtggacattgcacggcgcaaactcgaggcgtcaactttaaagagctgtagagccgccattttgttttttttttggtacttcaaaaaaattgaatcaatactttataatgtcaataatatcacatactttcccaaatttcaataaatgctttcagttttccaaaaaaaattattgaaaaagctgtcgtccagagggattttccCCCTTAATTTTTGcataacaaattttgttttggtaagttacaatttctagaaaagaaaaaaattagatatccaactttttttttaaaattttgaacttaCATATAAGGTAATTtcgtcttattttagcggaatctTGAATAACAAGTAAAGTAATCGATctacaaaatttagaaaatttagaaaatttagcTATAAGCATTTCAaatttttgcaaacattttttttttttaatttcgcatttttttcgctaacttttttaatattgaatatATTTAGAAGTGTTGGAGCTAAAAATTGGGGTTGcatcaaatactttttttttttttcaaaagctacaaaTTGTCTCCACTGACCAGACCAAaccaaaccggaagtgcactttttaaagTTTGTCAATTGAAATTTGGATTTCAGCCAAagctattgtttttaataattttaaatttcgtccgctaatattcagaattatttttgcagcaaattcaataactcaaaatCCATACTATTCAATTACTAAGACTTATTTTTGTATTCCGTCACACAGTTTCCGCGAATTTTAACTTCCTTTATCTGCATCGGTTTTTCGTTTATATTATATGAGTGATTTTTGTGTCACCCTGTTCACTAATGAACTAAAAAATTTATCAATGTGTCTTGCATGCTAAAAGATAATCCCGGAAATTATGATCTTGACCAATGACTTGTGTtactttacaaaaacaaaattcttaaaagtaAAGTAAAAGAACATCGCCCAATATCTCTCTCTTTTCTTGCCTATAAAAGCCTAAACAAAATCTTCCCAATGGTTAGTCGCAAAAATGAGTCTTCTCTCGTGCCTTCTAAACGTTCTAGTTTGTTGTGTTTTGGGTGTTACAAGTGTCGTTTCTGTAGGACTTTTgggttttgaaaaagaattatCCGATGTAATATTAACAACTGCACTTGGAAAAATTCGCGGTACCTATTTAACATCGCAGGCGGGCAAGAATTTTTACGCCTTTCGTGGTATTCGTTATGCTAAACCACCGTTGGGTGCGTTACGTTTTAAAGCCACATCACCCATCGAACAATGGAATGGAATTTTTGACGCCACTTTAGATGGTCCAATGTGTCCTCAACCGGCTTTGAATAGTTCAGATGTTTCAGAAGATTGTCTCCGATTGAATATTTACACAAAAGAATTACCATCAGAGTCGAATTTGAATGTCAAACGGCCTGTAATTGTGTTCATACATCCTGGGGGATTCTATTCTCTTTCGGGACAGAGTAAAAATTTTGCTGGTCCGCAATATTTTATGGATCGAAATATTGTATTGGTGACTTTTAACTATCGATTGGGTTCGTTGGGATTTCTTAGTACCGGTACCAAAGAGGCTCCGGGTAATGCTGGCTTCAAAGATCAAGTGCTTTTGCTGAGATGGATCAAAATTCACATATCACGATTTGGTGGTGATCCAGGTTCAGTTACACTTTTGGGTTATGGTGCTGGAGCAACAAGTGTCACTTTGCACTTGGTGTCACCAATGTCAAAAAATCTATTCCATAAAGTGATTGTGATGAGTGGATCTTCGACAGCTCAGTGGAGAATTCCTGAAAATCAATTGGCACTGGCTCAAAGACAAGCTCGGTTGCTTTTGTGTCCTGATATTAATATCGAACAAATGATTGAATGCCTTAAGCAGGTAAAGTTTATTAATctatctttttcatttttaatttgttcaatCTTTTCTTAGAAACATTATTTGGAGATAGCAAACTCACAAGGTAACATGTTTGAATTTGGAAGAGGTAACCCTGTTCTCCTTTGGAAACCAGTTATCGAACCAAAATTGGGACAAGATCGATTTTTGATTGAAGATCCAGTTAAATCCTATCAAGATGGAAAATTTATGAAAGTTCCCATAATCACTGGATTAACGAAAGATGAGTTTG includes the following:
- the LOC129915491 gene encoding juvenile hormone esterase; the encoded protein is MSLLSCLLNVLVCCVLGVTSVVSVGLLGFEKELSDVILTTALGKIRGTYLTSQAGKNFYAFRGIRYAKPPLGALRFKATSPIEQWNGIFDATLDGPMCPQPALNSSDVSEDCLRLNIYTKELPSESNLNVKRPVIVFIHPGGFYSLSGQSKNFAGPQYFMDRNIVLVTFNYRLGSLGFLSTGTKEAPGNAGFKDQVLLLRWIKIHISRFGGDPGSVTLLGYGAGATSVTLHLVSPMSKNLFHKVIVMSGSSTAQWRIPENQLALAQRQARLLLCPDINIEQMIECLKQKHYLEIANSQGNMFEFGRGNPVLLWKPVIEPKLGQDRFLIEDPVKSYQDGKFMKVPIITGLTKDEFVGPALNILENEELRNAFDNNFDKVAPVCFLYSGDLARSKNVSDELRKYYLGPGSLHPNRSLEGLANLFADSLTGFGVHRFVRLAARHTKVYYYLFSYQGQASHLYYPEDKPYGVVHHDDLLYLFVEPSVSRMFADDEEEYKVIETLTRMWTAFAYKGDPNKPNDEYLRNVRWRPFSFKKENYLEIGDELVMKEGLNLERYEVWKKLFPLHWIRRHSKNDGNNLDYPDAKDVLQ